The following coding sequences lie in one Lolium perenne isolate Kyuss_39 chromosome 2, Kyuss_2.0, whole genome shotgun sequence genomic window:
- the LOC139835399 gene encoding uncharacterized protein produces MIKELLRIGSQFIGYREYANRAEEKLAEANERADALAQKLEQSEAARKKAELAASKAKAEADEAKAKAAGVEELQKKLEDATSALDEHKAAQASREEGILKRLKTQSRRTFTQTNQDFDLTNPVDDPLLDALSYLELHGSEIREGVSNANLMALDVDPWFLHAVDKLRHRFLWEGKNEAHGGNCLVAWDAVCAPKHLGVLNLVVLCTNTGIE; encoded by the exons atgatcaaagagcttctccgcatcggctcccaatttattgggtaccgtgaatatgctaacagagccgaag agaaacttgcagaggccaacgaacgtgccgacgcacttgctcaaaaacttgagcaaagtgaagcggctcgcaagaaagccgaactcgctgctagcaaagccaaggccgaagctgatgaagccaaggcgaaagctgctggtgtcgaggaactgcagaaaaaacttgaggatgctacatctgccttagacgagcacaaagctgcgcaagcttctcgtgaagaaggaatcctcaagcgcctgaaaactcaaagtcgccgcactttca cccaaacaaaccaggattttgatctgacgaatcctgtcgatgacccgctccttgacgcactttcctatctggagcttcatgggtccgagattcgtgaaggtgtgtcgaatgctaac CTCATGGCGCTCGACGTGGACCCTTGGTTCTTGCATGCTGTTGACAAACTGCGTCATAGGTTCCTTTGGGAGGGCAAGAATGAGGCTCATGGCGGAAACTGCCTGGTGGCGTGGGATGCGGTCTGCGCGCCAAAGCACTTGGGTGTGTTAAACCTTGTAGTTCTTTGCACAAATACTGGTATAGAGTAG